The nucleotide window GCTCGGCGGGCTCGCCGGTCAGCTGCACGCCCCACGTGGCCGCGCCGATGATCACGCCCACGATCAGCCCCAGCCGCAGCACCTCCTCGCTCTTCCGCAGCAGCCCCCAGCCGATCAGCAGCGCCGCGAAGATGCTGCCGAACACCGGGATGTGGTTCACCAGCAGGTGGATGTGCGCAGGGTTCAGGTTCATCGATCCTCTCGATCCGCCGGGTTCCGTTTGCGATTTCCTCGCCGCCGCACCATGCACCGCCAGTGCCGCGACCCCCGCGGTGCGCGGTTCCGCGCGCTCACGCTACGGCGTAGATTGGCGGCCAGCAACCATCTTCATCCCCCGAGATCCCCATCCTCATGCGGCTGAACCGACTTCTTCCGCTCGCCGCGGCGCTCGCGGCCTGCTCGCAGGCCACCGTCGCCCGTACGCCGCCCATCATCCCCGACGCCACGGCCGGGAGCGCGGCGACCGCGGAGTCAGCGCACGCCCTCGACGCCGCCGCGGCCGACATGGTGCTGGTCAACGGCCGCGTCTTCGTCGCCGACAGCGCGAGCACCGTCGTCCAGGCGCTGGCGGTGCGTGACGGCAAGGTGATCGCGGCGGGGAGCGACGCGGAGGTTCGCGCACTGGCTAGCGTACGGACGCGCGTGGTCGACCTCGGCGGGAAGCTGGTGACGCCGGGGTTCAACGACGCGCACATCCACATCCCCGCGGGCGGCGGGTCGCTCCTCGCCGTCGACCTGCTGGGGACGACGAGCACGGCGG belongs to Longimicrobium sp. and includes:
- a CDS encoding amidohydrolase family protein, producing the protein MRLNRLLPLAAALAACSQATVARTPPIIPDATAGSAATAESAHALDAAAADMVLVNGRVFVADSASTVVQALAVRDGKVIAAGSDAEVRALASVRTRVVDLGGKLVTPGFNDAHIHIPAGGGSLLAVDLLGTTSTAEIERRVREAAARAAPGEWILGRGWDQTRLPAGELGPGGWPTKEVLDRAAPGNPVILTRVDGHTSWVNSAALRIAGVTRATVAPSGGEVVKDPRTGEPTGILKEDPARNLVTTKV